A region of Penaeus chinensis breed Huanghai No. 1 chromosome 38, ASM1920278v2, whole genome shotgun sequence DNA encodes the following proteins:
- the LOC125045785 gene encoding longitudinals lacking protein, isoforms A/B/D/L-like isoform X18, whose product MTKAELECASARRPAGAHERGRQRVVSFINATNVKYNEITSRQKESMEELLSLKWNNHRSTFLHILGVLRDKQSYTDVTLACDGKFYSVHKLVLSTCSDYFCAMFEKTACKSPVIVLKDIKCEDLEALLDYMYLGEVNVRQSDLASLIKAAENLRIKGLAVPDDEPSNKVPATSAPNRAEPARREGGIGSPPAKRKRRDEGEDGREDVRPQASGGLQTPPPPPSRPKSPIAQRLSPSPHRTSQESPATDDRVSRPLSSPAENPASSHVTAQSSAHTTASQAQASNQFRSEETPSFVKVEMEEESANEMPGDSYDLSADGYKEEGDDSGSGVNNDLPEFLQAAATGALAGSTASYPHPSFAGPSGYQPGDLAGWQGDGSSIGFPAHLNFSTSDSSSQQNAPGAALIEVEAVLADEDDEELVPEDIAVDGMCGDSTPASSCRVCGKVFKGTKRKYRLERHMAIHTGEKPFPCPMCEYRANQKEHLNRHMRNLHRVLVSQGPDHTHHAHAAAT is encoded by the exons ATGACGAAGGCGGAGCTTGAGTGCGCCTCGGCCAGAAGACCCGCGGGTGCGCACGAGAGAGGAAGGCAGCGCGTCGTCTCCTTCATTAACGCTACAAATGTCAAATACAACGAGATAACTAGTCGCCAAAAAG AAAGCATGGAGGAGTTACTTTCATTGAAGTGGAACAACCACCGTTCCACTTTCCTCCACATTTTGGGAGTTCTCAGGGACAAG CAATCATACACGGATGTGACTCTGGCATGTGATGGCAAGTTCTACAGTGTGCATAAGCTGGTGTTGTCAACATGTAGTGACTATTTCTGTGCCATGTTTGAGAAGACTGCTTGTAAAAGCCCTGTTATAGTGTTAAAAGATATTAAATGTGAGGACCTTGAGGCCTTGCTAGACTATATGTACCTTGGTGAAGTGAATGTAAGGCAAAGTGACCTAGCGTCTTTGATAAAGGCTGCCGAAAATTTACGCATCAAGGGTCTCGCAGTACCTGATGATGAACCTTCTAATAAAGTTCCGGCGACGTCTGCACCAAACAGAGCTGAACcggcgaggagagaaggagggattggTAGCCCTCCTGCCAAGCggaaaagaagagatgagggTGAAGACGGCAGGGAAGATGTAAGACCGCAGGCCAGTGGTGGCTTacaaaccccccctcctcctccgtctagaCCAAAGAGCCCTATTGCCCAGCGCCTGAGCCCTTCCCCCCACAGAACCTCTCAGGAATCCCCTGCAACAGATGATCGTGTCAGCCGTCCCCTCTCGTCGCCAGCAGAAAACCCTGCCTCGTCTCATGTCACGGCACAATCTTCCGCGCACACCACTGCGTCACAAGCGCAAGCCAGTAATCAGTTTAGATCAGAAGAGACTCCCTCCTTTGTCAAagtggaaatggaggaagaaagtgcCAACGAGATGCCTGGAGACTCCTACGACCTCAGCGCGGACGGTTACAAGGAAGAAGGCGACGATTCTGGAAGTGGAGTGAATAATGATTTACCTGAGTTCCTACAAGCAGCAGCCACTGGAGCCTTAGCTGGTAGCACAGCCTCGtaccctcacccttcctttgCCGGGCCCTCTGGCTACCAGCCG GGAGACCTGGCGGGCTGGCAGGGTGATGGATCGTCCATAGGCTTCCCTGCACATCTTAACTTTAGCACCTCAGACAGTTCTAGTCAACAGAATGCACCCGGG GCGGCGCTCATCGAGGTGGAGGCGGTGTTGGCAGATGAAGATGACGAGGAGTTGGTGCCCGAAGACATAGCGGTGGATGGAATGTGCGGGGACTCCACGCCGGCGTCCTCATGCCGGGTCTGCGGCAAGGTGTTTAAGGGCACCAAGCGCAAGTACCGCCTGGAGCGTCACATGGCCATCCACACGGGCGAAAAACCCTTTCCCTGCCCCATGTGTGAATACCGTGCGAATCAGAAGGAACATCTCAACAGGCATATGAGAAACCTGCACAGGGTCCTGGTGTCCCAGGGACCAGACCACACGCACCACGCTCACGCAGCTGCCACCTGA
- the LOC125045785 gene encoding longitudinals lacking protein, isoforms H/M/V-like isoform X9: MTKAELECASARRPAGAHERGRQRVVSFINATNVKYNEITSRQKESMEELLSLKWNNHRSTFLHILGVLRDKQSYTDVTLACDGKFYSVHKLVLSTCSDYFCAMFEKTACKSPVIVLKDIKCEDLEALLDYMYLGEVNVRQSDLASLIKAAENLRIKGLAVPDDEPSNKVPATSAPNRAEPARREGGIGSPPAKRKRRDEGEDGREDVRPQASGGLQTPPPPPSRPKSPIAQRLSPSPHRTSQESPATDDRVSRPLSSPAENPASSHVTAQSSAHTTASQAQASNQFRSEETPSFVKVEMEEESANEMPGDSYDLSADGYKEEGDDSGSGVNNDLPEFLQAAATGALAGSTASYPHPSFAGPSGYQPGDLAGWQGDGSSIGFPAHLNFSTSDSSSQQNAPGAAGELLTGVRVGPQGHLGQGDSHKSFEVAGPTPIVGLLCPVCGKRFQGRNRRQNLEHHLVTHTGERRYPCPLCPHRAAHKWHLKTHLLRRHAQHPALAQEANQNSQLADIHGGSDEVINQPAQV, encoded by the exons ATGACGAAGGCGGAGCTTGAGTGCGCCTCGGCCAGAAGACCCGCGGGTGCGCACGAGAGAGGAAGGCAGCGCGTCGTCTCCTTCATTAACGCTACAAATGTCAAATACAACGAGATAACTAGTCGCCAAAAAG AAAGCATGGAGGAGTTACTTTCATTGAAGTGGAACAACCACCGTTCCACTTTCCTCCACATTTTGGGAGTTCTCAGGGACAAG CAATCATACACGGATGTGACTCTGGCATGTGATGGCAAGTTCTACAGTGTGCATAAGCTGGTGTTGTCAACATGTAGTGACTATTTCTGTGCCATGTTTGAGAAGACTGCTTGTAAAAGCCCTGTTATAGTGTTAAAAGATATTAAATGTGAGGACCTTGAGGCCTTGCTAGACTATATGTACCTTGGTGAAGTGAATGTAAGGCAAAGTGACCTAGCGTCTTTGATAAAGGCTGCCGAAAATTTACGCATCAAGGGTCTCGCAGTACCTGATGATGAACCTTCTAATAAAGTTCCGGCGACGTCTGCACCAAACAGAGCTGAACcggcgaggagagaaggagggattggTAGCCCTCCTGCCAAGCggaaaagaagagatgagggTGAAGACGGCAGGGAAGATGTAAGACCGCAGGCCAGTGGTGGCTTacaaaccccccctcctcctccgtctagaCCAAAGAGCCCTATTGCCCAGCGCCTGAGCCCTTCCCCCCACAGAACCTCTCAGGAATCCCCTGCAACAGATGATCGTGTCAGCCGTCCCCTCTCGTCGCCAGCAGAAAACCCTGCCTCGTCTCATGTCACGGCACAATCTTCCGCGCACACCACTGCGTCACAAGCGCAAGCCAGTAATCAGTTTAGATCAGAAGAGACTCCCTCCTTTGTCAAagtggaaatggaggaagaaagtgcCAACGAGATGCCTGGAGACTCCTACGACCTCAGCGCGGACGGTTACAAGGAAGAAGGCGACGATTCTGGAAGTGGAGTGAATAATGATTTACCTGAGTTCCTACAAGCAGCAGCCACTGGAGCCTTAGCTGGTAGCACAGCCTCGtaccctcacccttcctttgCCGGGCCCTCTGGCTACCAGCCG GGAGACCTGGCGGGCTGGCAGGGTGATGGATCGTCCATAGGCTTCCCTGCACATCTTAACTTTAGCACCTCAGACAGTTCTAGTCAACAGAATGCACCCGGG GCAGCAGGAGAGTTGCTGACTGGGGTGAGGGTCGGCCCCCAAGGGCACTTGGGCCAGGGTGACTCGCATAAGTCCTTTGAGGTTGCAGGGCCAACTCCTATTGTTGGACTCTTGTGCCCAGTGTGTGGCAAGCGGTTCCAGGGTCGCAATCGACGTCAGAACCTTGAACACCACCTTGTCACACACACTGGTGAGCGGCGCTATCCCTGTCCACTGTGTCCCCATCGGGCAGCCCACAAGTGGCACCTCAAGACTCACCTCCTGCGACGCCATGCACAACATCCAGCTTTAGCCCAAGAGGCTAATCAGAATTCTCAGCTTGCAGACATCCATGGTGGCTCTGATGAAGTCATAAACCAACCAGCTCAAGTCTaa
- the LOC125045785 gene encoding longitudinals lacking protein, isoforms A/B/D/L-like isoform X22 translates to MTKAELECASARRPAGAHERGRQRVVSFINATNVKYNEITSRQKESMEELLSLKWNNHRSTFLHILGVLRDKQSYTDVTLACDGKFYSVHKLVLSTCSDYFCAMFEKTACKSPVIVLKDIKCEDLEALLDYMYLGEVNVRQSDLASLIKAAENLRIKGLAVPDDEPSNKVPATSAPNRAEPARREGGIGSPPAKRKRRDEGEDGREDVRPQASGGLQTPPPPPSRPKSPIAQRLSPSPHRTSQESPATDDRVSRPLSSPAENPASSHVTAQSSAHTTASQAQASNQFRSEETPSFVKVEMEEESANEMPGDSYDLSADGYKEEGDDSGSGVNNDLPEFLQAAATGALAGSTASYPHPSFAGPSGYQPGDLAGWQGDGSSIGFPAHLNFSTSDSSSQQNAPGGRVASWQSGLVAHRPLLPTPSSQSVAVECITCGKTFYGFNRKFLLKRHMITHTGEKPFQCPHCPHRANLKQNLEVHIKRKHREQMPADFVPSSAAETP, encoded by the exons ATGACGAAGGCGGAGCTTGAGTGCGCCTCGGCCAGAAGACCCGCGGGTGCGCACGAGAGAGGAAGGCAGCGCGTCGTCTCCTTCATTAACGCTACAAATGTCAAATACAACGAGATAACTAGTCGCCAAAAAG AAAGCATGGAGGAGTTACTTTCATTGAAGTGGAACAACCACCGTTCCACTTTCCTCCACATTTTGGGAGTTCTCAGGGACAAG CAATCATACACGGATGTGACTCTGGCATGTGATGGCAAGTTCTACAGTGTGCATAAGCTGGTGTTGTCAACATGTAGTGACTATTTCTGTGCCATGTTTGAGAAGACTGCTTGTAAAAGCCCTGTTATAGTGTTAAAAGATATTAAATGTGAGGACCTTGAGGCCTTGCTAGACTATATGTACCTTGGTGAAGTGAATGTAAGGCAAAGTGACCTAGCGTCTTTGATAAAGGCTGCCGAAAATTTACGCATCAAGGGTCTCGCAGTACCTGATGATGAACCTTCTAATAAAGTTCCGGCGACGTCTGCACCAAACAGAGCTGAACcggcgaggagagaaggagggattggTAGCCCTCCTGCCAAGCggaaaagaagagatgagggTGAAGACGGCAGGGAAGATGTAAGACCGCAGGCCAGTGGTGGCTTacaaaccccccctcctcctccgtctagaCCAAAGAGCCCTATTGCCCAGCGCCTGAGCCCTTCCCCCCACAGAACCTCTCAGGAATCCCCTGCAACAGATGATCGTGTCAGCCGTCCCCTCTCGTCGCCAGCAGAAAACCCTGCCTCGTCTCATGTCACGGCACAATCTTCCGCGCACACCACTGCGTCACAAGCGCAAGCCAGTAATCAGTTTAGATCAGAAGAGACTCCCTCCTTTGTCAAagtggaaatggaggaagaaagtgcCAACGAGATGCCTGGAGACTCCTACGACCTCAGCGCGGACGGTTACAAGGAAGAAGGCGACGATTCTGGAAGTGGAGTGAATAATGATTTACCTGAGTTCCTACAAGCAGCAGCCACTGGAGCCTTAGCTGGTAGCACAGCCTCGtaccctcacccttcctttgCCGGGCCCTCTGGCTACCAGCCG GGAGACCTGGCGGGCTGGCAGGGTGATGGATCGTCCATAGGCTTCCCTGCACATCTTAACTTTAGCACCTCAGACAGTTCTAGTCAACAGAATGCACCCGGG GGGCGGGTGGCGTCTTGGCAGTCCGGGCTTGTGGCACACCGCCCACTCCTGCCAACCCCCTCTTCCCAGTCTGTTGCAGTTGAGTGCATAACATGTGGGAAGACCTTCTACGGATTCAACCGCAAGTTCCTGTTAAAGCGACACATGATCACTCACACTGGTGAAAAGCCTTTCCAGTGCCCACACTGTCCGCATAGAGCTAACTTGAAACAGAATTTGGAAGTCCACATTAAACGGAAGCATAGGGAGCAAATGCCTGCAGATTTCGTGCCTTCAAGTGCAGCAGAAACTCCTTGA
- the LOC125045785 gene encoding longitudinals lacking protein, isoforms A/B/D/L-like isoform X30 — protein MTKAELECASARRPAGAHERGRQRVVSFINATNVKYNEITSRQKESMEELLSLKWNNHRSTFLHILGVLRDKQSYTDVTLACDGKFYSVHKLVLSTCSDYFCAMFEKTACKSPVIVLKDIKCEDLEALLDYMYLGEVNVRQSDLASLIKAAENLRIKGLAVPDDEPSNKVPATSAPNRAEPARREGGIGSPPAKRKRRDEGEDGREDVRPQASGGLQTPPPPPSRPKSPIAQRLSPSPHRTSQESPATDDRVSRPLSSPAENPASSHVTAQSSAHTTASQAQASNQFRSEETPSFVKVEMEEESANEMPGDSYDLSADGYKEEGDDSGSGVNNDLPEFLQAAATGALAGSTASYPHPSFAGPSGYQPGDLAGWQGDGSSIGFPAHLNFSTSDSSSQQNAPGEAGGSLDVGTLLACLDAERRCRVCGKQFQPSPSWKQKLTRHLMTHSGEKPFYCPQCPHRCARKDSLKLHIARMHGSLPPI, from the exons ATGACGAAGGCGGAGCTTGAGTGCGCCTCGGCCAGAAGACCCGCGGGTGCGCACGAGAGAGGAAGGCAGCGCGTCGTCTCCTTCATTAACGCTACAAATGTCAAATACAACGAGATAACTAGTCGCCAAAAAG AAAGCATGGAGGAGTTACTTTCATTGAAGTGGAACAACCACCGTTCCACTTTCCTCCACATTTTGGGAGTTCTCAGGGACAAG CAATCATACACGGATGTGACTCTGGCATGTGATGGCAAGTTCTACAGTGTGCATAAGCTGGTGTTGTCAACATGTAGTGACTATTTCTGTGCCATGTTTGAGAAGACTGCTTGTAAAAGCCCTGTTATAGTGTTAAAAGATATTAAATGTGAGGACCTTGAGGCCTTGCTAGACTATATGTACCTTGGTGAAGTGAATGTAAGGCAAAGTGACCTAGCGTCTTTGATAAAGGCTGCCGAAAATTTACGCATCAAGGGTCTCGCAGTACCTGATGATGAACCTTCTAATAAAGTTCCGGCGACGTCTGCACCAAACAGAGCTGAACcggcgaggagagaaggagggattggTAGCCCTCCTGCCAAGCggaaaagaagagatgagggTGAAGACGGCAGGGAAGATGTAAGACCGCAGGCCAGTGGTGGCTTacaaaccccccctcctcctccgtctagaCCAAAGAGCCCTATTGCCCAGCGCCTGAGCCCTTCCCCCCACAGAACCTCTCAGGAATCCCCTGCAACAGATGATCGTGTCAGCCGTCCCCTCTCGTCGCCAGCAGAAAACCCTGCCTCGTCTCATGTCACGGCACAATCTTCCGCGCACACCACTGCGTCACAAGCGCAAGCCAGTAATCAGTTTAGATCAGAAGAGACTCCCTCCTTTGTCAAagtggaaatggaggaagaaagtgcCAACGAGATGCCTGGAGACTCCTACGACCTCAGCGCGGACGGTTACAAGGAAGAAGGCGACGATTCTGGAAGTGGAGTGAATAATGATTTACCTGAGTTCCTACAAGCAGCAGCCACTGGAGCCTTAGCTGGTAGCACAGCCTCGtaccctcacccttcctttgCCGGGCCCTCTGGCTACCAGCCG GGAGACCTGGCGGGCTGGCAGGGTGATGGATCGTCCATAGGCTTCCCTGCACATCTTAACTTTAGCACCTCAGACAGTTCTAGTCAACAGAATGCACCCGGG GAGGCTGGGGGCTCCTTGGATGTGGGGACGCTGCTTGCCTGCCTGGATGCGGAGCGGCGGTGTCGGGTGTGTGGCAAACAGTTCCAGCCAAGCCCCTCATGGAAGCAAAAACTGACGCGCCACCTCATGACCCACTCAGGAGAGAAGCCCTTCTACTGTCCCCAGTGCCCGCACCGGTGTGCTCGGAAAGACTCGTTGAAATTACACATCGCTCGCATGCATGGCTCGCTCCCACCCATCTAG
- the LOC125045785 gene encoding zinc finger and BTB domain-containing protein 17-like isoform X20: MTKAELECASARRPAGAHERGRQRVVSFINATNVKYNEITSRQKESMEELLSLKWNNHRSTFLHILGVLRDKQSYTDVTLACDGKFYSVHKLVLSTCSDYFCAMFEKTACKSPVIVLKDIKCEDLEALLDYMYLGEVNVRQSDLASLIKAAENLRIKGLAVPDDEPSNKVPATSAPNRAEPARREGGIGSPPAKRKRRDEGEDGREDVRPQASGGLQTPPPPPSRPKSPIAQRLSPSPHRTSQESPATDDRVSRPLSSPAENPASSHVTAQSSAHTTASQAQASNQFRSEETPSFVKVEMEEESANEMPGDSYDLSADGYKEEGDDSGSGVNNDLPEFLQAAATGALAGSTASYPHPSFAGPSGYQPGDLAGWQGDGSSIGFPAHLNFSTSDSSSQQNAPGGALSMEGTSSVHLHMGMSPRRLLAATQRHPSTHRQPNPRQLLAQPRKHPCPQCTRIFSSIRDLDRHFLTHTGEKPYECPHCPHRANRKGNLKTHIRALHPDSVV, encoded by the exons ATGACGAAGGCGGAGCTTGAGTGCGCCTCGGCCAGAAGACCCGCGGGTGCGCACGAGAGAGGAAGGCAGCGCGTCGTCTCCTTCATTAACGCTACAAATGTCAAATACAACGAGATAACTAGTCGCCAAAAAG AAAGCATGGAGGAGTTACTTTCATTGAAGTGGAACAACCACCGTTCCACTTTCCTCCACATTTTGGGAGTTCTCAGGGACAAG CAATCATACACGGATGTGACTCTGGCATGTGATGGCAAGTTCTACAGTGTGCATAAGCTGGTGTTGTCAACATGTAGTGACTATTTCTGTGCCATGTTTGAGAAGACTGCTTGTAAAAGCCCTGTTATAGTGTTAAAAGATATTAAATGTGAGGACCTTGAGGCCTTGCTAGACTATATGTACCTTGGTGAAGTGAATGTAAGGCAAAGTGACCTAGCGTCTTTGATAAAGGCTGCCGAAAATTTACGCATCAAGGGTCTCGCAGTACCTGATGATGAACCTTCTAATAAAGTTCCGGCGACGTCTGCACCAAACAGAGCTGAACcggcgaggagagaaggagggattggTAGCCCTCCTGCCAAGCggaaaagaagagatgagggTGAAGACGGCAGGGAAGATGTAAGACCGCAGGCCAGTGGTGGCTTacaaaccccccctcctcctccgtctagaCCAAAGAGCCCTATTGCCCAGCGCCTGAGCCCTTCCCCCCACAGAACCTCTCAGGAATCCCCTGCAACAGATGATCGTGTCAGCCGTCCCCTCTCGTCGCCAGCAGAAAACCCTGCCTCGTCTCATGTCACGGCACAATCTTCCGCGCACACCACTGCGTCACAAGCGCAAGCCAGTAATCAGTTTAGATCAGAAGAGACTCCCTCCTTTGTCAAagtggaaatggaggaagaaagtgcCAACGAGATGCCTGGAGACTCCTACGACCTCAGCGCGGACGGTTACAAGGAAGAAGGCGACGATTCTGGAAGTGGAGTGAATAATGATTTACCTGAGTTCCTACAAGCAGCAGCCACTGGAGCCTTAGCTGGTAGCACAGCCTCGtaccctcacccttcctttgCCGGGCCCTCTGGCTACCAGCCG GGAGACCTGGCGGGCTGGCAGGGTGATGGATCGTCCATAGGCTTCCCTGCACATCTTAACTTTAGCACCTCAGACAGTTCTAGTCAACAGAATGCACCCGGG GGTGCGTTGTCAATGGAGGGTACGTCTTCTGTGCACCTCCACATGGGTATGAGCCCCCGGCGACTGTTGGCTGCTACCCAGCGGCACCCTAGTACACATCGGCAACCCAACCCACGCCAGCTATTGGCCCAACCCAGAAAGCATCCTTGTCCTCAGTGTACCCGTATCTTCTCCAGCATACGCGACTTGGACCGCCACTTCCTCACTCACACAGGCGAGAAGCCCTACGAGTGTCCACACTGCCCACACCGGGCTAACAGGAAAGGCAATCTCAAGACCCACATCAGAGCGCTTCACCCAGATAGTGTTGTGTGA
- the LOC125045785 gene encoding longitudinals lacking protein, isoforms A/B/D/L-like isoform X7, with amino-acid sequence MTKAELECASARRPAGAHERGRQRVVSFINATNVKYNEITSRQKESMEELLSLKWNNHRSTFLHILGVLRDKQSYTDVTLACDGKFYSVHKLVLSTCSDYFCAMFEKTACKSPVIVLKDIKCEDLEALLDYMYLGEVNVRQSDLASLIKAAENLRIKGLAVPDDEPSNKVPATSAPNRAEPARREGGIGSPPAKRKRRDEGEDGREDVRPQASGGLQTPPPPPSRPKSPIAQRLSPSPHRTSQESPATDDRVSRPLSSPAENPASSHVTAQSSAHTTASQAQASNQFRSEETPSFVKVEMEEESANEMPGDSYDLSADGYKEEGDDSGSGVNNDLPEFLQAAATGALAGSTASYPHPSFAGPSGYQPGDLAGWQGDGSSIGFPAHLNFSTSDSSSQQNAPGGVRVGVIAPGGCEGLEGRGLTCPVCGKAFSSRNRRQDLQRHLLSHTGERPFPCSFCPYRASLKGNLKKHIQGLHGHLIKRVENEAVSPSAPVLSPPSQNMQRAGGVLAVRACGTPPTPANPLFPVCCS; translated from the exons ATGACGAAGGCGGAGCTTGAGTGCGCCTCGGCCAGAAGACCCGCGGGTGCGCACGAGAGAGGAAGGCAGCGCGTCGTCTCCTTCATTAACGCTACAAATGTCAAATACAACGAGATAACTAGTCGCCAAAAAG AAAGCATGGAGGAGTTACTTTCATTGAAGTGGAACAACCACCGTTCCACTTTCCTCCACATTTTGGGAGTTCTCAGGGACAAG CAATCATACACGGATGTGACTCTGGCATGTGATGGCAAGTTCTACAGTGTGCATAAGCTGGTGTTGTCAACATGTAGTGACTATTTCTGTGCCATGTTTGAGAAGACTGCTTGTAAAAGCCCTGTTATAGTGTTAAAAGATATTAAATGTGAGGACCTTGAGGCCTTGCTAGACTATATGTACCTTGGTGAAGTGAATGTAAGGCAAAGTGACCTAGCGTCTTTGATAAAGGCTGCCGAAAATTTACGCATCAAGGGTCTCGCAGTACCTGATGATGAACCTTCTAATAAAGTTCCGGCGACGTCTGCACCAAACAGAGCTGAACcggcgaggagagaaggagggattggTAGCCCTCCTGCCAAGCggaaaagaagagatgagggTGAAGACGGCAGGGAAGATGTAAGACCGCAGGCCAGTGGTGGCTTacaaaccccccctcctcctccgtctagaCCAAAGAGCCCTATTGCCCAGCGCCTGAGCCCTTCCCCCCACAGAACCTCTCAGGAATCCCCTGCAACAGATGATCGTGTCAGCCGTCCCCTCTCGTCGCCAGCAGAAAACCCTGCCTCGTCTCATGTCACGGCACAATCTTCCGCGCACACCACTGCGTCACAAGCGCAAGCCAGTAATCAGTTTAGATCAGAAGAGACTCCCTCCTTTGTCAAagtggaaatggaggaagaaagtgcCAACGAGATGCCTGGAGACTCCTACGACCTCAGCGCGGACGGTTACAAGGAAGAAGGCGACGATTCTGGAAGTGGAGTGAATAATGATTTACCTGAGTTCCTACAAGCAGCAGCCACTGGAGCCTTAGCTGGTAGCACAGCCTCGtaccctcacccttcctttgCCGGGCCCTCTGGCTACCAGCCG GGAGACCTGGCGGGCTGGCAGGGTGATGGATCGTCCATAGGCTTCCCTGCACATCTTAACTTTAGCACCTCAGACAGTTCTAGTCAACAGAATGCACCCGGG GGTGTGAGGGTAGGCGTGATAGCCCCAGGCGGGTGTGAAGGGCTTGAGGGGCGTGGGCTGACGTGCCCCGTGTGTGGCAAGGCGTTCAGCAGCCGCAACCGCCGACAAGATCTGCAGCGTCACCTCCTCTCCCACACTGGAGAGCGACCCTTCCCATGCTCATTCTGCCCCTATCGGGCCTCACTAAAGGGAAACCTCAAGAAGCACATACAAGGCCTTCACGGCCATCTAATTAAGAGAGTTGAAAATGAGGCAGTCTCCCCCAGTGCTCCTGTCCTCTCACCTCCTTCACAGAACATGCAGA GGGCGGGTGGCGTCTTGGCAGTCCGGGCTTGTGGCACACCGCCCACTCCTGCCAACCCCCTCTTCCCAGTCTGTTGCAGTTGA
- the LOC125045785 gene encoding longitudinals lacking protein, isoforms A/B/D/L-like isoform X13 yields MTKAELECASARRPAGAHERGRQRVVSFINATNVKYNEITSRQKESMEELLSLKWNNHRSTFLHILGVLRDKQSYTDVTLACDGKFYSVHKLVLSTCSDYFCAMFEKTACKSPVIVLKDIKCEDLEALLDYMYLGEVNVRQSDLASLIKAAENLRIKGLAVPDDEPSNKVPATSAPNRAEPARREGGIGSPPAKRKRRDEGEDGREDVRPQASGGLQTPPPPPSRPKSPIAQRLSPSPHRTSQESPATDDRVSRPLSSPAENPASSHVTAQSSAHTTASQAQASNQFRSEETPSFVKVEMEEESANEMPGDSYDLSADGYKEEGDDSGSGVNNDLPEFLQAAATGALAGSTASYPHPSFAGPSGYQPGDLAGWQGDGSSIGFPAHLNFSTSDSSSQQNAPGDSEDGVDRCALCGKEFTGKNRRNNLVRHVKTHTGEKPFSCPCCPYRASRKEHMIRHLKKGSCVYHRFRVGEEGAEGSKEDAGVKAVVGMYLAQLSAQPGAQPSRPPETEPDVASS; encoded by the exons ATGACGAAGGCGGAGCTTGAGTGCGCCTCGGCCAGAAGACCCGCGGGTGCGCACGAGAGAGGAAGGCAGCGCGTCGTCTCCTTCATTAACGCTACAAATGTCAAATACAACGAGATAACTAGTCGCCAAAAAG AAAGCATGGAGGAGTTACTTTCATTGAAGTGGAACAACCACCGTTCCACTTTCCTCCACATTTTGGGAGTTCTCAGGGACAAG CAATCATACACGGATGTGACTCTGGCATGTGATGGCAAGTTCTACAGTGTGCATAAGCTGGTGTTGTCAACATGTAGTGACTATTTCTGTGCCATGTTTGAGAAGACTGCTTGTAAAAGCCCTGTTATAGTGTTAAAAGATATTAAATGTGAGGACCTTGAGGCCTTGCTAGACTATATGTACCTTGGTGAAGTGAATGTAAGGCAAAGTGACCTAGCGTCTTTGATAAAGGCTGCCGAAAATTTACGCATCAAGGGTCTCGCAGTACCTGATGATGAACCTTCTAATAAAGTTCCGGCGACGTCTGCACCAAACAGAGCTGAACcggcgaggagagaaggagggattggTAGCCCTCCTGCCAAGCggaaaagaagagatgagggTGAAGACGGCAGGGAAGATGTAAGACCGCAGGCCAGTGGTGGCTTacaaaccccccctcctcctccgtctagaCCAAAGAGCCCTATTGCCCAGCGCCTGAGCCCTTCCCCCCACAGAACCTCTCAGGAATCCCCTGCAACAGATGATCGTGTCAGCCGTCCCCTCTCGTCGCCAGCAGAAAACCCTGCCTCGTCTCATGTCACGGCACAATCTTCCGCGCACACCACTGCGTCACAAGCGCAAGCCAGTAATCAGTTTAGATCAGAAGAGACTCCCTCCTTTGTCAAagtggaaatggaggaagaaagtgcCAACGAGATGCCTGGAGACTCCTACGACCTCAGCGCGGACGGTTACAAGGAAGAAGGCGACGATTCTGGAAGTGGAGTGAATAATGATTTACCTGAGTTCCTACAAGCAGCAGCCACTGGAGCCTTAGCTGGTAGCACAGCCTCGtaccctcacccttcctttgCCGGGCCCTCTGGCTACCAGCCG GGAGACCTGGCGGGCTGGCAGGGTGATGGATCGTCCATAGGCTTCCCTGCACATCTTAACTTTAGCACCTCAGACAGTTCTAGTCAACAGAATGCACCCGGG GATTCGGAGGACGGAGTGGATCGCTGTGCCCTTTGCGGCAAAGAGTTCACGGGGAAGAACAGGCGAAATAACCTGGTCCGCCACGTGAAGACCCACACGGGGGAGAAACCATTCTCGTGTCCCTGTTGCCCCTACCGTGCATCGCGCAAGGAACACATGATCCGACACTTAAAGAAGGGATCCTGCGTCTACCACCGATTTCGAGTCGGGGAGGAGGGGGCCGAGGGGTCCAAAGAGGACGCTGGGGTCAAGGCGGTCGTCGGCATGTACCTGGCGCAGCTCTCCGCCCAACCCGGCGCGCAGCCCAGCCGCCCGCCCGAGACCGAGCCGGATGTTGCTAGTTCATAA